One Nostoc sp. UHCC 0302 DNA window includes the following coding sequences:
- the aroF gene encoding 3-deoxy-7-phosphoheptulonate synthase, whose protein sequence is MIVVLKTGTPTDEINRISEGLKDTWGVTVEKSVGEHKVILGLIGDTTAIDRMQVQEFSPWIEQVLRVEKPFKRVSREFRHGEASEVVVPTPNGRVYFGEHHPIVVVAGPCSVENEEMIVETAKRVKAAGAKFLRGGAYKPRTSPYAFQGHGESALDLLAAAREATGLGIITEIMDTADLAAVGRVADIIQVGARNMQNFALLKKVGAQDKPVLLKRGMSATIDEWLMAAEYILASGNPNVIFCERGIRTFDAKYARNTLDLSVIPVLRSLTHLPIMIDPSHGTGKSEYVAPMAMAAIAAGTDSLMIEVHPNPAKALSDGPQSLTPDKFDRLAQEMSIIGKVVGRWSIPALATAV, encoded by the coding sequence ATGATTGTAGTACTTAAAACTGGTACACCTACTGACGAAATTAATCGGATCAGCGAAGGTTTGAAAGACACTTGGGGAGTCACAGTAGAAAAAAGTGTCGGTGAACATAAAGTTATCTTAGGGTTAATTGGCGATACTACTGCCATTGATCGGATGCAAGTCCAGGAGTTCAGCCCTTGGATTGAGCAAGTATTGCGAGTAGAAAAACCTTTCAAACGGGTTAGCCGAGAATTCCGACATGGGGAAGCTAGCGAGGTTGTTGTACCCACGCCTAACGGTCGCGTTTACTTCGGAGAGCATCATCCTATAGTGGTGGTAGCTGGCCCTTGTTCCGTTGAAAATGAAGAGATGATTGTGGAAACTGCCAAGCGCGTGAAAGCCGCAGGAGCAAAGTTCCTGCGTGGAGGAGCTTACAAACCTCGCACCTCACCTTATGCGTTTCAAGGACATGGTGAGAGTGCTTTAGATTTGTTAGCAGCAGCGCGTGAAGCTACAGGTTTGGGGATCATCACAGAAATTATGGATACTGCTGACCTAGCAGCAGTGGGAAGAGTGGCTGACATTATCCAAGTCGGTGCTAGGAATATGCAGAATTTCGCTTTGCTCAAAAAGGTAGGCGCTCAAGATAAACCTGTGTTACTAAAGCGGGGAATGTCCGCCACTATTGACGAGTGGTTGATGGCTGCTGAATATATCCTGGCATCGGGAAATCCAAATGTGATTTTCTGTGAGCGGGGAATTAGAACTTTTGATGCCAAATATGCTCGCAACACCTTAGATTTGTCGGTGATTCCAGTATTGCGATCGCTCACACATCTACCAATCATGATTGATCCTAGTCATGGTACTGGTAAGTCTGAGTATGTTGCACCTATGGCAATGGCTGCGATCGCAGCTGGTACAGACTCCTTAATGATCGAGGTTCACCCGAATCCAGCTAAGGCTTTATCTGATGGGCCTCAGTCCCTGACCCCTGATAAATTTGACCGCTTGGCTCAAGAAATGTCAATTATAGGCAAAGTAGTTGGACGCTGGTCTATACCTGCATTGGCAACTGCTGTTTAG
- the trpD gene encoding anthranilate phosphoribosyltransferase, whose amino-acid sequence MTAVTQALLDNILVTPDSYDWPSLLQQLLDRRSLSVSQSQALMEGWLTDAIPPVLSGAILTALQAKGVCAEELVGMASVLQSQGLGTGDSGLGIGKTFAQSPVPSTQSPIPLIDTCGTGGDGASTFNISTAVAFVAAAAGVKVAKHGNRSASSKAGSADVLEALGINLNASPEKVQAAVGEIGITFLFAPGWHPALKAVAALRKTLKVRTIFNLLGPLVNPMRPTGQIIGVNDPLLLEPIAEALSQLGCRQAIALHARERLDEAGLADITYLAVLQEKKVRSLTLNPQELGLSPAPTEALRGGDIQENAEILKAVLQGKGTQAQQDVVALNTALALQVGEAIDRETDIISGCIKGIVLAKQVLQSGAAWTKLEQLAQFLH is encoded by the coding sequence ATGACAGCCGTAACTCAAGCTTTACTTGACAATATACTCGTTACTCCTGACTCATACGACTGGCCAAGTTTATTACAACAGTTGCTTGATCGGCGATCGCTAAGTGTTTCTCAATCTCAGGCTCTGATGGAAGGTTGGCTCACAGATGCCATTCCTCCGGTACTATCGGGGGCAATTTTAACGGCGCTTCAAGCCAAAGGCGTATGTGCAGAAGAATTGGTTGGTATGGCCAGTGTCTTGCAATCCCAAGGGCTGGGGACTGGTGATTCGGGATTAGGGATTGGGAAAACTTTTGCCCAATCCCCAGTACCCAGTACCCAGTCGCCAATCCCCTTAATCGACACTTGCGGAACTGGAGGAGATGGGGCTTCAACCTTCAATATCTCTACTGCTGTCGCTTTTGTTGCTGCCGCCGCAGGGGTAAAAGTTGCCAAGCATGGCAATCGTTCAGCATCTAGCAAGGCTGGTTCAGCTGATGTATTAGAAGCTTTGGGAATAAATCTCAACGCCAGTCCTGAGAAAGTTCAAGCAGCAGTTGGCGAGATTGGAATAACCTTTTTGTTTGCCCCAGGCTGGCATCCAGCACTAAAAGCAGTAGCTGCTTTGCGAAAAACGTTGAAAGTACGTACTATTTTTAACCTGTTGGGGCCTCTAGTAAATCCGATGCGACCCACAGGACAGATTATTGGTGTGAATGACCCTCTTTTACTAGAGCCGATCGCTGAAGCTTTATCACAATTAGGATGTCGGCAAGCGATCGCACTCCATGCAAGAGAAAGGTTAGATGAAGCTGGTTTGGCTGACATCACTTATTTAGCTGTACTCCAAGAAAAAAAAGTACGTTCTCTCACACTCAATCCTCAAGAACTCGGTTTGAGTCCTGCACCAACAGAGGCACTACGAGGCGGAGATATCCAAGAAAATGCAGAAATCCTCAAAGCAGTTCTGCAAGGTAAAGGCACTCAGGCGCAGCAGGATGTAGTTGCTTTAAATACAGCGCTAGCACTGCAAGTCGGTGAGGCCATTGATCGGGAAACCGATATTATATCCGGTTGTATCAAAGGAATTGTCCTTGCAAAACAAGTTCTGCAAAGCGGTGCTGCTTGGACAAAACTAGAACAACTTGCCCAATTTTTGCATTAA
- the trpB gene encoding tryptophan synthase subunit beta, whose translation MQDIDTAISSATARPDSLGRFGKFGGKYVPETLMPALSELETAFYQYRNDPSFQAELQGLLRDYVGRPSPLYFAERLTAHYAKPDGTGPQIYLKREDLNHTGAHKINNALAQVLLAKRMGKQRIIAETGAGQHGVATATVCARFGLKCVIYMGIHDMERQALNVFRMKLMGAEVSPVEAGTGTLKDATSEAIRDWVTNVETTHYILGSVAGPHPYPMLVRDFHTIIGQETRSQSQEKWGELPDILLACVGGGSNAIGLFHDFVNEPSVRLIGVEAAGEGVDTEKHAATLTRGQVGVLHGAMSYLLQDDDGQVIEAHSISAGLDYPGVGPEHSYLKDLGRAEYYSVTDKQALEAFQRLSQLEGIIPALETAHAIAYLETLCPQLDGSPRIVINCSGRGDKDVQTVAKVLNH comes from the coding sequence ATACAAGACATTGACACTGCAATTTCGTCTGCAACTGCGCGGCCTGATTCTTTAGGCAGGTTTGGCAAATTCGGTGGTAAGTACGTGCCAGAAACCTTAATGCCTGCATTAAGTGAATTAGAAACGGCTTTTTATCAATATCGCAATGATCCCAGCTTTCAAGCTGAGTTGCAAGGTTTACTCCGGGATTATGTAGGCAGACCCAGCCCGTTATATTTTGCTGAACGTCTCACAGCACACTATGCTAAACCAGATGGCACAGGTCCGCAAATTTACTTAAAGCGTGAAGATTTAAATCATACTGGCGCTCACAAAATCAATAATGCTTTGGCTCAGGTGTTGTTAGCCAAACGTATGGGCAAGCAACGAATTATTGCAGAGACAGGTGCAGGTCAGCATGGTGTAGCAACTGCAACCGTATGTGCGCGTTTTGGGTTGAAATGTGTGATTTACATGGGCATCCACGATATGGAACGGCAAGCCCTAAACGTGTTTCGGATGAAGCTGATGGGCGCAGAAGTTAGCCCTGTGGAAGCAGGTACTGGAACTCTCAAGGATGCAACTTCTGAAGCAATTCGAGATTGGGTGACAAATGTAGAAACGACCCATTACATTCTGGGTTCTGTTGCTGGCCCTCACCCTTACCCGATGCTGGTGCGTGACTTTCATACAATAATCGGTCAAGAAACTCGCTCTCAATCTCAAGAAAAGTGGGGAGAACTCCCAGATATTCTTCTGGCTTGTGTGGGTGGAGGTTCCAATGCGATCGGATTGTTCCATGATTTTGTCAATGAACCTTCTGTGCGCTTGATTGGTGTGGAAGCGGCAGGTGAAGGTGTAGATACAGAAAAACACGCAGCAACTCTAACACGAGGACAAGTTGGAGTTCTGCACGGCGCGATGAGTTATTTACTTCAAGATGATGATGGGCAAGTAATCGAAGCACACTCAATTAGTGCCGGACTAGACTATCCTGGCGTTGGCCCTGAGCATAGTTATTTAAAGGATCTTGGTCGCGCCGAGTATTACAGTGTCACTGATAAGCAGGCACTAGAAGCATTTCAAAGGCTTTCCCAATTAGAAGGAATTATTCCAGCCTTAGAAACTGCTCATGCGATCGCCTATTTAGAAACTTTGTGTCCTCAGCTAGATGGCAGCCCCCGCATTGTGATCAATTGCTCCGGCAGAGGCGACAAGGATGTGCAAACTGTAGCAAAAGTCCTTAATCATTAG
- the trpA gene encoding tryptophan synthase subunit alpha → MTSISEYFQTLRNRKQSALIPFITAGDPDLETTAEALRILDRNGADFIELGVPYSDPLADGPVIQAAATRALQKGTKLEQVLEMLQAVSPSLKAPIILFTYYNPILHRGIKSFLADIANVGVRGLVVPDLPLEESEELIETAANFGIEVILLVAPTSSKDRIEAIARQSQGFIYLVSVTGVTGVRSQIQDRVKHILTDLRTITDKPIGVGFGISGPEQAHQIVEWGADAVIVGSAFVKRLAEGSPTQGLQAVEKLCQELKAAITESRRESASLQGVK, encoded by the coding sequence ATGACTTCTATATCTGAGTACTTTCAAACTTTACGTAATCGCAAACAGTCGGCGTTGATTCCTTTTATTACCGCTGGCGACCCTGACTTGGAAACAACTGCTGAGGCTTTACGCATCTTAGATCGCAATGGTGCTGACTTTATAGAGTTAGGTGTTCCTTACTCTGACCCCTTAGCAGATGGGCCTGTGATTCAAGCAGCAGCAACTCGCGCTTTGCAAAAAGGTACAAAATTAGAGCAAGTGCTAGAGATGTTGCAAGCCGTGAGTCCTAGCTTGAAAGCACCAATAATTCTATTTACTTATTACAATCCAATTTTGCACCGGGGTATTAAGTCGTTTTTAGCGGATATTGCTAATGTTGGGGTGCGAGGCTTGGTTGTACCAGATTTACCACTAGAAGAGTCAGAAGAATTAATAGAAACTGCTGCTAATTTCGGAATTGAGGTAATTTTACTCGTAGCGCCTACCAGTTCCAAAGATAGGATAGAAGCGATCGCCCGTCAATCTCAAGGATTTATCTACCTTGTGAGTGTAACTGGTGTTACAGGTGTACGCTCTCAGATTCAAGACCGTGTGAAGCATATCCTAACGGATTTGCGAACCATCACTGATAAACCCATTGGCGTCGGCTTTGGCATTTCAGGCCCAGAACAAGCGCATCAAATAGTTGAATGGGGTGCAGATGCAGTAATAGTTGGTAGTGCCTTTGTCAAGCGTTTAGCTGAAGGTAGCCCAACTCAAGGACTGCAAGCTGTAGAAAAACTTTGCCAAGAACTTAAAGCAGCAATTACAGAAAGTCGGCGAGAAAGTGCATCCCTTCAAGGGGTGAAATAA
- a CDS encoding zinc-dependent alcohol dehydrogenase family protein, producing MKAIVITSFGDPEVFAQREVDKPTPNDNEVLVKVYATSVNPADCGVRQGFFGARIKLPAILGYDVSGVIEAIGKNVTDFQVGDEVYYAIGLLDGDGANAEYHLANESIVVKKPVNISHIEAASVPIAGGIAWAALITRANIIIGETVLIHGGAGGVGTFAIQIAKAAGAYVYTTCGGYDLDFVYSIGADRAIDYRNEDFINIIMQETGGEGVDVTFTTVGGNILAKSLIVTKPEGRAVTITSVAGDLNTAIFKNITIHFVHLDNARPKLDALRNLIERGQILPIVGMTFPLTQVAQAHQRLEEGGEGVRGKIAVEVA from the coding sequence ATGAAAGCGATAGTGATCACAAGCTTTGGAGACCCAGAAGTCTTTGCACAGCGAGAAGTAGATAAACCTACACCAAATGATAACGAAGTTTTAGTCAAGGTTTATGCAACCTCAGTCAACCCAGCCGACTGCGGAGTGCGTCAAGGATTTTTTGGAGCAAGGATTAAACTACCAGCAATATTAGGCTATGACGTTTCAGGTGTCATTGAAGCTATTGGTAAAAACGTCACAGATTTTCAAGTAGGTGACGAAGTTTATTACGCTATAGGACTTTTAGATGGTGATGGAGCTAATGCAGAGTATCATCTCGCAAATGAATCAATTGTTGTCAAAAAGCCTGTAAATATATCCCATATCGAAGCGGCTAGCGTACCTATAGCAGGAGGTATCGCATGGGCTGCACTCATCACCAGGGCAAACATCATCATTGGTGAAACCGTCTTAATTCATGGTGGTGCTGGCGGTGTTGGCACATTCGCAATCCAAATAGCTAAAGCAGCTGGTGCTTATGTATACACAACCTGCGGCGGCTACGACCTTGATTTTGTATATTCTATTGGTGCAGATAGAGCGATCGATTACCGTAATGAAGACTTTATTAACATTATTATGCAAGAAACAGGTGGTGAAGGAGTTGATGTGACTTTTACTACTGTTGGCGGCAATATTTTAGCCAAAAGTTTGATAGTGACGAAGCCTGAAGGACGTGCTGTTACTATAACTAGTGTTGCAGGTGATCTTAATACTGCCATTTTCAAAAATATCACTATCCACTTCGTACATTTAGATAACGCCCGCCCCAAGCTGGATGCCTTGCGAAACCTAATTGAACGAGGTCAAATCCTACCTATTGTTGGCATGACTTTTCCGTTGACTCAAGTAGCACAAGCCCATCAAAGACTTGAGGAAGGCGGTGAAGGTGTGCGCGGCAAAATAGCTGTCGAGGTTGCATGA
- the trpC gene encoding indole-3-glycerol phosphate synthase TrpC yields the protein MSMTNQVAPPQHILDEIVLHKQQEVAQLQHELPLASLQQQLTTAPTVRNFLTALQENPSKPSLIAEVKKASPSRGIIREDFDPVAIAQAYERGGAACLSVLTDQKFFQGGFANLRAVRANVTLPLLCKEFIIEPYQIYLARTAGADAVLLIAAILSDKELQDFLQVIHDLGMTALVEVHTLAELDRVLKLDGLRLVGINNRNLEDFTVDLGITQQLLAQRQQELQSLGITVVSESGLHTPADLSLVAEAGVRAVLVGESLVKQSDVEQAVHSLLKQNLSA from the coding sequence ATTAGTATGACTAACCAAGTTGCCCCGCCTCAGCATATTCTCGATGAAATTGTGTTGCATAAGCAACAAGAAGTTGCACAATTGCAGCACGAGTTGCCTTTAGCTTCTTTGCAACAGCAGTTAACTACTGCCCCAACTGTGCGAAATTTTCTGACTGCTTTGCAAGAAAATCCCAGCAAACCCAGCTTAATTGCTGAAGTTAAAAAAGCATCACCGAGCCGCGGAATTATCCGGGAAGACTTTGACCCAGTGGCGATCGCTCAGGCTTATGAACGAGGTGGTGCAGCTTGTCTATCAGTTCTGACAGACCAAAAGTTTTTTCAGGGTGGTTTTGCTAATCTGCGTGCAGTGCGAGCAAACGTAACATTACCGCTACTGTGTAAAGAGTTCATCATTGAACCTTACCAAATTTATTTAGCACGAACAGCAGGCGCAGATGCAGTATTATTAATTGCTGCCATCCTTTCAGACAAAGAACTCCAAGACTTTTTGCAAGTGATTCACGATTTGGGAATGACTGCACTAGTGGAAGTTCATACCTTGGCTGAATTAGATCGAGTGCTAAAGCTAGATGGTCTACGTTTAGTAGGAATTAACAACCGTAATCTAGAGGATTTTACAGTTGATTTAGGAATAACACAGCAACTTTTAGCACAGCGGCAACAAGAATTACAAAGCTTGGGTATCACTGTTGTCAGCGAGTCTGGACTGCATACACCTGCTGATTTATCTCTTGTAGCTGAAGCTGGTGTTCGTGCCGTTTTGGTAGGAGAGTCTTTAGTTAAACAAAGCGATGTAGAGCAAGCTGTGCATAGTTTATTGAAACAAAATCTCTCTGCCTAG
- a CDS encoding anthranilate synthase — MIADSHSYTTLGGVNVSRSITEVKMETALEEILFYLNSQRGGLLASSYEYPGRYKRWAIGFVNPPIELSTRENAFTLKALNDRGKGILPLLLERLSESNQLQEINFNEDNNYIAGFVKPTKEFFAEEERSKQPSAFTVIREILHIFSSQEDEHLGLYGAFGYDLVFQFEPINQQLERASDQRDLVLYLPDELIVVDYYQQRAFSIQYELETIYGSTNNLPRTGESVDYLGKRLTPAQTADHERGDYAKHQVEVALDYFRRGDLFEVVPSQNFFEACEEKPSKLFETLKKINPSPYGFIFNLGGEYLIGASPEMFVRVEGRRVETCPISGTITRGQDALDDAVQIRQLLNSHKDEAELTMCTDVDRNDKSRICEPGSVRVIGRRQIELYSHLIHTVDHVEGTLRSQFDALDAFLSHTWAVTVTGAPKKAAIEFIEQHERSARRWYGGAVGYLNFNGNLNTGLILRTIRLKDSIAEVRVGATVLYDSIPQAEEQETITKAAALFETIRSAKESSGTIKPRSFAKLSKYLPDVESGKRVLLIDHEDSFVHTLANYIRQTGASVTTLRHGFSESLFDTERPDLVVLSPGPGRPNDFRVPETVAACVRRQIPLFGVCLGLQGIVEAFGGELGVLNYPQHGKSSRVFVTDSDSVLFQGLPETFAVGRYHSLFALPQRLPRELNITAISEDDVIMGIEHQTLPISAVQFHPESIMTLSGEVGLTMIKNVVRAYTLSKESLVIGHGA; from the coding sequence ATGATTGCTGATTCCCATTCCTATACAACTCTTGGCGGTGTCAATGTCTCTCGCTCCATCACAGAAGTTAAGATGGAGACTGCTCTCGAAGAAATTTTATTCTATCTAAATTCTCAGCGTGGAGGCTTGCTAGCGAGTAGTTACGAATATCCAGGGAGATATAAAAGATGGGCGATTGGATTTGTCAATCCACCAATAGAATTGTCAACGCGGGAAAATGCTTTCACTCTCAAAGCCTTAAACGATCGCGGTAAAGGAATTTTACCATTACTGTTAGAGCGTCTATCTGAGTCGAACCAACTTCAAGAAATTAACTTTAACGAAGATAATAACTATATTGCAGGTTTTGTTAAACCAACAAAAGAATTTTTTGCTGAAGAAGAACGCAGCAAACAGCCTTCAGCATTTACAGTTATTCGCGAAATTTTACATATTTTCTCTAGCCAAGAAGACGAACATTTAGGTTTGTATGGTGCATTTGGTTACGACTTAGTTTTCCAATTTGAGCCAATCAACCAGCAGTTAGAACGTGCTAGTGATCAACGAGATTTGGTACTATACCTACCTGATGAATTGATAGTTGTTGACTACTATCAGCAACGAGCATTTAGTATTCAATATGAATTAGAAACTATATATGGCAGCACTAATAATCTGCCTCGAACAGGTGAGTCTGTTGATTATCTAGGCAAACGTCTAACACCGGCTCAAACTGCTGACCATGAAAGAGGCGATTATGCCAAACACCAAGTTGAAGTGGCACTCGATTATTTCCGTCGGGGTGATTTATTTGAAGTAGTTCCTAGCCAAAACTTTTTTGAAGCTTGTGAAGAAAAACCCAGCAAATTATTTGAAACTTTAAAGAAAATTAATCCTAGTCCCTATGGGTTTATTTTTAATCTTGGTGGAGAATACCTGATAGGTGCATCGCCAGAAATGTTTGTGCGGGTTGAAGGTAGACGCGTCGAAACTTGTCCGATTAGTGGTACTATCACCCGCGGACAAGATGCTCTAGACGATGCTGTGCAAATTCGCCAGTTACTCAACTCACACAAAGATGAAGCTGAGTTAACGATGTGTACTGATGTAGATCGCAATGACAAGTCCCGGATTTGCGAACCCGGTTCAGTGCGAGTCATCGGTCGTCGGCAAATTGAATTATACAGCCACTTAATACATACAGTAGACCATGTAGAAGGGACACTGCGATCGCAATTTGATGCTTTAGATGCGTTTCTCAGTCATACTTGGGCAGTTACAGTTACCGGCGCACCTAAAAAGGCAGCAATTGAGTTTATCGAACAGCATGAACGCAGCGCTCGACGTTGGTATGGTGGAGCAGTTGGTTATTTAAATTTCAATGGTAATTTAAATACTGGATTAATCCTGCGAACAATTCGGTTAAAAGACTCCATTGCTGAAGTCCGAGTTGGCGCAACTGTTCTGTATGATTCGATACCACAAGCAGAAGAACAAGAAACCATTACCAAAGCAGCCGCTTTATTTGAAACAATTCGTAGTGCTAAAGAAAGTAGCGGCACAATTAAGCCGCGTAGTTTCGCAAAATTGAGCAAATACCTCCCAGATGTAGAATCCGGGAAACGCGTCTTACTCATAGACCATGAAGACTCATTTGTTCATACACTAGCCAATTACATCCGTCAAACGGGTGCAAGCGTCACCACTCTACGTCACGGCTTCTCAGAATCGCTGTTTGATACAGAACGCCCTGACCTTGTTGTTTTGTCTCCTGGCCCTGGTAGACCTAATGATTTTCGAGTTCCTGAGACTGTTGCCGCCTGTGTCCGTCGCCAAATACCCCTGTTTGGAGTTTGTCTAGGACTGCAAGGCATCGTAGAAGCTTTCGGTGGAGAGTTAGGAGTTCTCAACTATCCTCAACATGGTAAATCTTCGCGGGTTTTCGTCACAGATTCAGATTCTGTTCTATTCCAAGGTTTACCAGAAACCTTTGCAGTAGGTAGATACCACTCATTATTTGCTCTACCGCAACGCTTGCCAAGAGAACTCAACATCACAGCGATTTCTGAAGACGATGTGATTATGGGCATTGAGCATCAGACACTTCCGATTAGTGCAGTTCAGTTTCACCCAGAGTCAATCATGACGTTATCAGGCGAAGTTGGTCTAACAATGATCAAAAACGTTGTGCGTGCTTATACGCTAAGTAAAGAATCATTAGTTATTGGGCATGGGGCATAG
- a CDS encoding nucleotide pyrophosphatase/phosphodiesterase family protein, which produces MQKTVVLNVVGLTPSLVGEYTPFLSRWAEQAKVIPIEPVLPAVTCTAQATYLTGKLPNEHGIVANGWYFRDECEIKFWRQSNKLVQAPKLWDMAKAIDPNFTCANLFWWYNMYSSVNYAVTPRPMYPADGRKIPDIHTQPKKLRSQLQNDLGQFPLFNFWGPNTSIRSTQWIADSAKWLEERSNLTLTLVYLPHLDYCLQKYGPDINKIAKDLQEIDAVCADLIQFYESRGAEVIVLSEYGITSVSKPVHLNRMLRKKGLLTVREELGRELLDAGASKAFAVADHQLAHVYVNDPDYISTVRSLLEETEGVAYVLDQSEKSAYNLNHSRSGELVAVAQPDAWFTYYYWLDDSRAPDFARTVDIHRKPGYDPVELFLDPNIKLPQVKIGLKLLKKQLGLRYLMDVIPLDASLVRGSHGCLPSSPAESPLLITKQTHLLDSSSIKATDVCQLILGHLSKQDLRAKVVF; this is translated from the coding sequence ATGCAAAAAACTGTTGTTCTCAACGTCGTAGGATTGACGCCTAGCCTTGTAGGTGAGTATACGCCCTTCCTTTCCCGTTGGGCAGAACAGGCAAAAGTCATACCGATTGAACCCGTGTTACCTGCTGTTACCTGTACAGCACAAGCAACCTATTTGACAGGGAAGCTACCTAATGAACATGGAATAGTTGCCAATGGTTGGTATTTTCGGGATGAGTGTGAAATTAAGTTTTGGCGACAGTCTAACAAACTTGTTCAGGCTCCCAAGTTGTGGGACATGGCGAAAGCAATAGATCCGAACTTTACTTGTGCCAACTTATTCTGGTGGTACAATATGTACTCTTCGGTGAACTATGCCGTCACTCCCCGACCGATGTATCCTGCTGATGGCAGGAAAATTCCGGATATTCATACGCAACCGAAAAAATTGCGATCGCAACTCCAAAATGACTTAGGTCAGTTTCCTTTATTCAATTTTTGGGGGCCGAATACATCCATCCGTTCCACCCAATGGATTGCAGATTCAGCAAAGTGGCTTGAAGAACGTTCTAACCTGACGCTGACACTCGTTTATCTGCCACATCTAGATTACTGCTTACAAAAGTATGGCCCTGACATCAATAAAATAGCTAAAGATTTGCAAGAAATTGATGCGGTTTGTGCTGATTTGATCCAATTCTATGAAAGTCGGGGCGCTGAAGTTATTGTCTTATCAGAATACGGAATTACATCAGTATCCAAACCAGTTCACCTGAATCGGATGCTGCGAAAAAAAGGTTTGTTAACGGTGCGCGAAGAATTGGGTAGAGAACTCCTAGATGCTGGTGCTAGTAAAGCATTTGCTGTTGCAGATCACCAACTTGCCCATGTTTATGTTAATGATCCAGATTATATTTCCACGGTGCGATCGCTTCTAGAAGAAACTGAAGGAGTTGCCTACGTTTTAGATCAGAGCGAAAAATCAGCCTATAATCTGAATCATTCGCGATCGGGAGAATTAGTAGCAGTAGCCCAGCCAGATGCTTGGTTTACTTATTATTATTGGCTTGATGATAGCCGCGCCCCCGATTTCGCTAGAACTGTAGATATTCACCGTAAACCTGGTTATGACCCTGTAGAACTTTTCCTTGACCCGAACATCAAACTTCCCCAGGTCAAAATCGGTCTGAAACTTTTAAAGAAACAGCTCGGACTTCGTTACTTGATGGACGTGATACCCTTAGATGCTTCTTTAGTACGTGGTTCTCACGGTTGTCTTCCATCTTCTCCTGCTGAGAGTCCCTTATTGATCACTAAACAAACTCACTTGCTTGATTCATCATCAATTAAAGCGACTGATGTTTGCCAATTGATCCTTGGACATTTGAGTAAACAAGACTTACGCGCAAAAGTTGTTTTTTGA